In Haloplanus rubicundus, one DNA window encodes the following:
- a CDS encoding polymer-forming cytoskeletal protein, with translation MALGRDPLDALEIPDGTTVEEHDLVTDGDVIVGGQSTVEFGVRGRNVVAGERVRFGGDIEAEGDCRLDMWSDVAGNVLVGDDAYLGERVHVGGQLMVSGDLDIGDDVEIEEGFEANGWIVIRNPVPTLVFYFIVLSQLLRVGETDAADEIAEALGGDAPDDPLVIPRGGDVSDDSWQVSTPATVGDGCRLHGNLRAKSIDMGADNNVFGSLRARGDISVDSGTRIHGDVTTRGGTVQLAEDVRVLGDVSCNDLELHEDAVVDGSIRSRGEMRIVRSEAKREIE, from the coding sequence GTGGCACTCGGGAGGGACCCGCTCGACGCGCTGGAGATTCCCGACGGGACGACCGTCGAGGAGCACGACCTCGTCACCGACGGCGACGTGATCGTCGGCGGACAGAGCACCGTCGAGTTCGGCGTCCGCGGCCGCAACGTCGTCGCCGGCGAGCGCGTCCGCTTCGGCGGCGACATCGAGGCCGAGGGGGACTGCCGGCTCGACATGTGGTCGGACGTGGCCGGGAACGTCCTCGTCGGCGACGACGCCTACCTCGGCGAACGCGTCCACGTCGGCGGCCAGTTGATGGTCTCCGGCGATCTGGACATCGGCGACGACGTGGAGATCGAGGAGGGGTTCGAGGCCAACGGCTGGATCGTCATCCGGAATCCCGTCCCGACGCTCGTCTTCTACTTCATCGTCCTCTCGCAGCTCCTGCGGGTGGGCGAGACCGACGCCGCCGACGAAATCGCGGAGGCTCTCGGCGGCGACGCCCCCGACGATCCGCTGGTGATCCCCCGCGGCGGCGACGTCTCCGACGACTCGTGGCAGGTGTCGACGCCCGCCACCGTCGGCGACGGCTGTCGCCTCCACGGCAACCTCCGCGCGAAATCCATCGACATGGGTGCCGACAACAACGTCTTCGGGAGCCTGCGCGCCCGCGGCGACATTTCGGTCGACTCGGGCACCCGCATCCACGGCGACGTGACCACCCGCGGCGGCACCGTCCAGTTGGCCGAGGACGTGCGCGTCCTCGGCGACGTCTCCTGTAACGACCTCGAACTCCACGAGGACGCGGTGGTCGACGGCTCGATCCGGTCGCGTGGCGAGATGCGGATCGTTCGGTCGGAGGCGAAACGGGAGATCGAGTAG
- a CDS encoding dolichyl-phosphate hexose transferase codes for MSEYTFADVAVVMGTYNEEEAIGSVLADIDRVTDGQAEVVCVDGSSDRTPEIARGMGARVIEQEPQGYGVAVREAVLTPDRPVVVTTDCDDTYPMERLPDFLELVNEGYDVVSGDRISPGPETMPALNRLGNRAFAALASLLLGRRLHDVTTGMRAYRRDLLHRIEWTENTGLSAELLMRPVARNHRVTEVPIDYDERAGETKLDPFRGGAAIAKSIFRVGIEERFGTSLDAVTTTDTVERT; via the coding sequence ATGAGCGAGTACACCTTCGCCGACGTGGCCGTGGTCATGGGCACGTACAACGAGGAAGAGGCCATCGGAAGCGTTCTCGCGGACATCGACCGGGTGACCGACGGGCAGGCCGAGGTGGTCTGTGTGGACGGGTCGAGCGACCGCACCCCCGAGATAGCGCGCGGGATGGGTGCCCGCGTGATCGAACAGGAGCCACAGGGCTACGGCGTCGCCGTCCGCGAGGCGGTGCTCACGCCGGACCGGCCGGTGGTCGTCACCACCGACTGCGACGACACCTACCCGATGGAGCGCCTGCCCGACTTCCTCGAACTCGTCAACGAGGGCTACGACGTGGTGAGCGGCGACCGCATCTCGCCCGGTCCGGAGACGATGCCCGCGCTCAACCGACTGGGAAATCGTGCGTTCGCGGCGCTCGCCAGTCTCCTCCTCGGCCGTCGGCTCCACGACGTGACGACGGGGATGCGCGCCTACCGGCGTGATCTGCTCCACCGCATCGAGTGGACCGAGAACACGGGGCTCTCCGCGGAACTCCTGATGCGCCCCGTCGCCCGCAACCACCGGGTGACGGAGGTGCCCATCGACTACGACGAACGCGCGGGCGAGACGAAACTCGATCCCTTCCGGGGCGGCGCCGCCATCGCGAAGTCCATCTTCCGGGTCGGCATCGAGGAGCGGTTCGGGACGTCGCTGGATGCGGTGACGACGACGGACACGGTCGAACGGACGTAA
- a CDS encoding winged helix-turn-helix domain-containing protein: MTGTGSSTSALVAAAESAGADAIEAFGIVGNETRLAILLALWEAFDPYTEDNAVSFSELRARVDVRDPGQFNYHLRKLTGRFVNKTDRGYELHPAGLHLVQTVIAGTGIKKAVIDPIEIDAPCLRCDAPTAMSYQDGWLYYFCTECDGFVGGRTGQPEGILFSQALPPAALSNRTLEEVFVAGVSRMLQAFVMKMAGICPRCAGVVGSMFEICENHDPPSDGVCPTCRRQYEVAVKWTCSVCKYRGQAPPCVAAIIHPAVCAFYHDHGIDIGYTIDSFERSQQLLSLMGKHEQELVSIHPARVLITICYEGDELRLTFDEAMNVVESST, translated from the coding sequence ATGACCGGGACAGGATCGTCGACATCGGCACTCGTAGCGGCCGCCGAGTCGGCAGGGGCTGACGCCATCGAGGCCTTCGGGATCGTGGGCAACGAAACGCGATTGGCGATTCTGCTGGCGCTCTGGGAGGCTTTCGATCCGTACACGGAGGACAACGCGGTGTCGTTTTCCGAACTCCGTGCCCGCGTCGACGTGCGCGATCCGGGGCAGTTCAACTACCATCTCCGCAAACTCACCGGACGGTTCGTAAATAAGACAGACCGTGGCTACGAACTGCATCCGGCCGGTCTCCACCTCGTTCAGACCGTCATCGCGGGCACCGGTATAAAGAAGGCCGTGATCGATCCAATCGAGATCGACGCTCCATGTCTCCGTTGCGACGCCCCAACTGCCATGAGTTACCAGGACGGGTGGCTCTACTACTTTTGTACGGAATGTGATGGGTTCGTCGGGGGACGTACGGGACAGCCCGAGGGCATCCTTTTCTCGCAGGCGCTCCCCCCGGCTGCCCTGTCGAACCGGACTCTGGAAGAAGTCTTCGTAGCGGGCGTGTCCCGTATGTTACAGGCGTTCGTCATGAAAATGGCCGGAATCTGTCCACGCTGCGCCGGGGTAGTCGGGTCGATGTTCGAGATTTGTGAGAACCACGATCCCCCGTCGGACGGGGTGTGCCCAACCTGCCGGAGGCAGTACGAGGTGGCCGTCAAATGGACCTGTAGCGTCTGCAAGTACCGGGGACAGGCACCGCCGTGTGTGGCCGCGATAATCCATCCGGCAGTCTGTGCCTTCTATCACGACCACGGCATCGATATCGGCTACACTATCGATAGCTTCGAGCGTAGCCAACAGCTCCTGTCCCTCATGGGGAAACACGAGCAAGAGCTCGTTTCGATTCACCCGGCACGTGTTCTCATCACGATCTGCTACGAGGGTGACGAACTGCGCTTGACTTTCGACGAGGCGATGAACGTCGTCGAGTCGAGCACGTGA
- a CDS encoding cupin domain-containing protein, producing the protein MSNEIDPVDGVSRRTVLKAGAVSVGALGMSAPVAARHLEGSNGRRAENEVDSAAGYGVEVLAKHATFPNRVSARFQMEYEGYDGAVVSDLPLDASSVIVAKVTWQPEGTSGWHTHPGPVIVSIVDGEIEVFNERDCVVRTYATGEAFVDPGQGNVHIASNPSTTDDAVAYATFLGVPAGMPATTWVRPVDCSRQNT; encoded by the coding sequence ATGTCCAACGAAATCGATCCAGTCGACGGTGTATCGCGTCGAACGGTGTTGAAAGCCGGCGCCGTCTCGGTGGGTGCACTCGGAATGAGCGCCCCCGTCGCCGCCAGACATCTGGAGGGTAGTAACGGACGCAGAGCCGAGAACGAAGTCGACAGCGCCGCCGGGTACGGCGTCGAAGTCCTCGCAAAACACGCGACGTTCCCCAACAGAGTGAGCGCGAGGTTCCAGATGGAGTACGAGGGGTACGACGGTGCCGTCGTCTCCGACCTTCCGCTCGACGCGTCGAGCGTCATCGTTGCCAAGGTGACCTGGCAACCGGAGGGGACGTCAGGGTGGCACACCCACCCTGGGCCAGTCATCGTCAGCATCGTAGACGGCGAAATCGAGGTATTCAACGAGCGCGACTGCGTCGTCCGCACCTACGCGACGGGCGAGGCATTCGTCGACCCCGGGCAAGGAAACGTCCACATCGCATCTAACCCCAGCACGACGGACGACGCCGTGGCCTACGCGACGTTCCTCGGCGTACCCGCCGGAATGCCCGCGACGACGTGGGTCAGGCCGGTGGACTGCAGCCGTCAGAACACGTGA
- a CDS encoding DUF5800 family protein — translation MTALSFDENGVDVVYEGTEFRLEKALIEEAVGKSYPDVTDHEVLQMVEKNPSLGGEPRRIGDIVR, via the coding sequence ATGACTGCGCTCTCCTTCGACGAGAACGGCGTCGACGTCGTCTACGAGGGAACCGAATTCAGACTGGAGAAGGCACTGATCGAGGAGGCGGTCGGGAAATCCTACCCCGACGTGACCGACCACGAGGTGTTGCAGATGGTCGAGAAGAATCCGTCGCTGGGTGGCGAGCCGCGGCGGATCGGCGATATCGTGCGATAG
- a CDS encoding ribonuclease H-like domain-containing protein: MRIENSFIPIRGVGEATERRLWEAGITHWDTFDGSVVGPTTADRIHEFVDVATDHLSRGNARFFDDAFPSGARWRLYENFRDDALFFDIETTGLDAARNDVTTVSVHRDGDTDTLVRGDNLTADALRERFADAPLIVSFNGARFDVPFLEDSFPLSIDAPHLDLMYPCRRLDLTGGLKRIERDVGIDRDRPDLSGKDAVRLWREYERGDDAALDTLVSYNREDTRNLERLADLVTNRLHDTCCPEDTTF; the protein is encoded by the coding sequence GTGCGCATCGAGAACAGCTTCATCCCCATTCGCGGCGTGGGCGAGGCGACCGAACGCCGCCTCTGGGAGGCCGGCATCACCCACTGGGACACGTTCGACGGCTCCGTCGTCGGGCCGACCACCGCCGACCGGATTCACGAGTTCGTCGACGTAGCTACCGACCACCTCAGCCGGGGGAATGCCCGCTTCTTCGACGACGCCTTCCCCTCCGGGGCGCGCTGGCGCCTCTACGAGAACTTCCGCGACGACGCGCTCTTTTTCGACATCGAGACGACCGGTCTCGACGCCGCGCGCAACGACGTGACGACGGTGAGCGTCCACCGCGACGGCGACACCGACACCCTCGTCCGTGGCGACAACCTCACCGCCGACGCCCTCCGCGAACGGTTCGCGGACGCGCCGCTGATCGTCTCGTTCAACGGCGCGCGCTTCGACGTGCCCTTCCTCGAGGACTCGTTCCCTCTCTCCATCGACGCCCCGCATCTCGACCTGATGTACCCCTGTCGCCGCCTCGACCTGACCGGCGGCCTCAAACGCATCGAACGGGACGTAGGGATCGACCGGGACCGGCCGGACCTCTCGGGGAAGGACGCCGTGCGCCTCTGGCGCGAGTACGAACGCGGCGACGACGCCGCCCTCGATACGCTCGTCTCGTACAACCGCGAGGACACGCGGAACCTCGAACGGCTCGCGGACCTAGTCACGAACCGCCTCCACGACACCTGTTGCCCCGAAGACACGACGTTTTAG